A single Lactuca sativa cultivar Salinas chromosome 8, Lsat_Salinas_v11, whole genome shotgun sequence DNA region contains:
- the LOC111910980 gene encoding uncharacterized protein LOC111910980, with product MITRSLPNSNPTFHDMFNIVHIDEKWFYISKSSKRYYLVPGEDEPSRTCKSKKFITKVMFLAAVARPRFDAFGNEIFSGKIGIFPLTTREPAKRSSKNRVAGTLETKPILSVTKEITRSWLIEKVLPAIKAKWPPNHTGPIFIQQDNAKPYIDVNDSEFIEASSQDGFDIRLCFQLPNSPDLNVLDLGFFSGDSIPSRARGSSYG from the coding sequence ATGATTACGAGGTCATTACCTAATTCAAATCCTACATTCCATGATATGTTTAACATCGTCCACATTGATGAAAAATGGTTTTACATATCGAAATCATCAAAAAGGTACTACCTCGTTCCCGGCGAGGACGAACCATCAAGAACATGTAAAAGCAAAAAATTCATTACAAAAGTCATGTTTTTAGCAGCTGTTGCTCGGCCACGATTTGATGCATTTGGAAATGAAATTTTTTCCGGAAAGATTGGAATCTTCCCACTTACAACAAGAGAACCCGCTAAGCGTTCAAGTAAGAACCGTGTTGCGGGAACGTTAGAGACAAAACCGATTTTATCGGTTACTAAAGAGATAACAAGATCGTGGTTGATAGAAAAAGTTTTACCCGCTATAAAAGCTAAATGGCCACCAAACCATACGGGTCCAATATTCATTCAACAAGATAATGCAAAGCCTTATATTGATGTTAATGATAGTGAGTTTATTGAAGCATCGTCTCAAGATGGATTTGATATTCGTCTTTGCTTTCAACTCCCAAATAGTCCAGATTTAAATGTGTTAGATCTTGGATTTTTTTCGGGCGATTCAATCCCTTCAAGAGCAAGAGGTTCTTCATACGGTTGA
- the LOC111910993 gene encoding AT-hook motif nuclear-localized protein 14 produces the protein MEPGDPGRGFYYHHQQPPQPPPPQHHPHPHPHQQPPSQPPAATGNGILPNNSTDTRSSQTLYPHNSVPSAVSSPLQTGVRRKRGRPRKYSTPEQAAAAKRLSSLSSPTSTVPRLSSPSKKDTSQTVGGSSTTTSSSKKPSLGNAGQGFTPYMITVTAGEDVSYKIMSFMQQSKQEICVISASGVISNATLHQPATSGGNITYEGRFDIISLCGSYVRADFESRSGGLSICLCSNDGQIIGGGVDGPLIAAGPVQVIVGAFVISSKNTAAAAAAAVTKEDSSAFPLATTDSSAMIGNNNNHQHQNSDKYPFIIQNATTPLPSPRLSDWRGNNDSRNTSGFNLSGRVNHGENPSPNEDIYQFRD, from the exons ATGGAACCGGGTGACCCTGGTCGAGGCTTTTACTACCACCACCAAcaaccaccacaaccaccaccaccgcagCACCACCCTCACCCTCACCCTCACCAACAACCACCTTCTCAACCTCCAGCAGCCACCGGCAATGGGATCTTACCAAATAACAGCACAGATACACGATCCAGTCAAACGCTATATCCTCACAACTCTGTCCCATCTGCCGTCTCTTCTCCATTACAGACCGGCGTCCGGAGGAAGAGAGGGAGACCCAGAAAGTATAGCACGCCGGAGCAAGCTGCTGCTGCTAAGAGACTCTCCTCCTTGTCTTCTCCAACCTCAACTGTTCCCCGCTTGTCTTCGCCTAGCAAAAAAGACACATCTCAGACTGTTGGGGGATCCTCAACAACCACTTCTTCTTCCAAGAAACCTTCTCTTG GGAATGCTGGGCAAGGTTTTACACCTTACATGATAACAGTGACAGCTGGCGAG GATGTTAGCTACAAAATCATGTCATTTATGCAACAAAGCAAGCAAGAGATATGTGTGATATCAGCATCTGGTGTGATCTCTAATGCAACTCTACATCAGCCAGCCACATCTGGTGGCAACATTACTTATGAG ggGCGTTTTGACATTATATCACTATGTGGATCTTATGTGCGTGCTGATTTTGAAAGCAGGAGTGGTGGATTAAGTATCTGTTTGTGTAGTAATGATGGACAAATCATAGGAGGTGGTGTTGATGGACCTCTGATAGCTGCGGGCCCCGTGCAG GTAATTGTTGGTGCATTTGTTATAAGCAGTAAGAacactgctgctgctgctgctgctgctgttaCAAAAGAGGATTCTTCAGCCTTCCCATTGGCAACTACTGATTCCTCTGCAATGATTGGCAACAATAATAATCATCAGCATCAAAACAGTGACAAGTATCCATTCATCATCCAAAATGCAACCACCCCTTTGCCCTCTCCTCGGTTATCTGACTGGAGGGGTAACAATGATTCAAGAAACACTTCTGGTTTTAATCTGTCAG GAAGAGTGAATCATGGAGAAAACCCTTCTCCaaatgaagatatttatcaattccGTGATTGA